In Sebastes fasciatus isolate fSebFas1 chromosome 15, fSebFas1.pri, whole genome shotgun sequence, a genomic segment contains:
- the LOC141783668 gene encoding glutathione-specific gamma-glutamylcyclotransferase 1-like — translation MKPQDIIKEKSNLWIFGYGSLVWKPDFEYKRSKVGFIKGYKRRFWHGDNFYRGDKKKPARVATLVEDQESCTWGVAYEVTDSQVEESLQYLNLREVVSGGYITEMVEFIPREKGQGALLALVYIATSDNPIYLGPASDKEIAAQIAICRGNSGPNIEYLVRLAEFMRLYCPEVEDEHLFSIEAALLNTFNDCGGVKPLDQQSFCSVLHKRLHSTT, via the exons ATGAAACCTCAGGACATCATCAAAGAAAAGAGCAACCTGTGGATATTTGGATATGGCTCCTTGGTGTGGAAGCCTGATTTTGAGTACAAGAGGAGCAAAGTTGGCTTCATTAAAGGATATAAAAGGCGCTTCTGGCATGGAGATAATTTTTATCGAGGGGACAAGAAAAAG CCAGCCAGAGTGGCCACACTAGTGGAGGATCAGGAG TCTTGCACATGGGGTGTGGCCTACGAGGTGACAGACTCCCAGGTTGAAGAATCCCTTCAGTACCTGAACCTGAGAGAGGTTGTGTCGGGCGGTTACATAACAGAGATGGTTGAGTTCATCCCCCGGGAGAAGGGCCAGGGCGCTCTGTTGGCCCTCGTCTACATCGCTACCTCTGACAACCCCATCTACCTCGGCCCAGCCTCGGACAAGGAGATCGCTGCACAGATCGCCATCTGCAGAGGGAACTCGGGCCCCAATATTGAATACCTGGTCCGCCTGGCGGAGTTCATGAGGCTCTACTGTCCAGAAGTGGAAGATGAGCACCTCTTCTCTATTGAGGCAGCTCTTTTGAACACTTTCAATGACTGCGGAGGGGTCAAACCCCTAGACCAACAGTCCTTCTGCTCGGTGCTACATAAAAGACTACACTCCacaacataa